The nucleotide window AATCATCCCGAGTTGTTCCGTCTTTTTGACGGCTTGGTGACTGACTTCGTCCATATCCACGAGTTTTTGTGCTTCATCGTCTGCGAGAACACCTCGTGCTTCTTTCACGGGCAGTTGCCGTTTTTTCTTTTTGTTCGGCATCATTTTTCCGAACATCTCCTGCATATTCATGCCCGTTTGTTCCATTCCCGTCCCTTGAAACATATCTGAAAAGGATGGGCTTTGCTCTTCTACTTCAACCGTGACGAGGTGATCTTCCAATTCGCCGAGGGCGAGTTGATGGGCGATGCGTTTCCTGCGTTCCCGATTGTTTTCTTCCTGCTCCGGTTCACTGTCGTTCGCATCTTCCTCCGCGTCTTCAGTGGACGATGCTTGAAACAGCATTTCAAAGGGATTTTTTTGTTGCTGATTTTTTCGCTTCGTTGGAGCCAAAAGTTTCACTAAGCGTTCATTCGCCTGTTTTTCTGCCTGCGGCCTGACCGTTTCCATTTTTTCAGCTTTTACAATACGGACGGCATGATCGACAAGGTCGCGTACCATTGCTTCCACATCGCGGCCAACATAACCTACTTCCGTAAATTTCGTTGCTTCCACTTTGACAAAAGGAGCACCGACGAGTTTCGCCAAGCGACGGGCGATTTCTGTCTTTCCTACGCCTGTCGGGCCAATCATAAGAATGTTTTTTGGTGTAATCTCCTCGCGAATGCCCTCAGGAACTTTACTGCGGCGATAACGATTGCGAAGCGCGATCGCAACCGCACGTTTGGCCTCGTTTTGCCCGACAATGTATTGGTTGAGCTGTTCAACAATTTGACGCGGGGTATGATTGGCATATTCCACCAGTTATCACCTTTCGTAACCCATTTATACGGGAAGTTAAATCTCTTCTATCACGAGTTGATCATTGGTGTATACGCAGATTTCACCGGCGGTTCTAAGCGCTTCTTCAGCGATATCCCGGGCTTCGAGTCCGGAATGTCTCGCGAGTGCCCGACCGGCTGCAAGCGCATAGAAACCACCGGAGCCAATGGCCAATAGACCGTCATCGGGTTCAATGACTTCCCCCGTACCGGCAATCAGCAGCAACTGACGATCATCCATGACGATCAGCATTGCTTCCAACTTTCTGAGTACCTTATCGCTGCGCCACTCTTTTGCCAACTCACGGGCCGCCCGCTGCATTTGACCGCCGTATTCTTGCAGTTTCCCTTCAAATTTCTCGAATAAAGTAAACGCATCGGCGACAGAACCGGCAAATCCCGCAAGCACCTTCCCGTTATAAATTCTACGTATTTTTTTGGCACTGTGTTTCATGACCGCGGCCTGCCCCATCGTTACTTGGCCATCCCCGGCCATTGCGCCTTTGCCATTATGGCGAATGGCAAAAATCGTTGTTGCGTGAAAAGTGGACTCCATAATGACTCCTTTCAGGCACGCGGGTGCGCCCCATTATAAATCGTGCGTAAACGATCGGTTGTTACATGTGTATAGCGCTGGGTCGTCGATAAATGCTCGTGCCCAAGCAATTCTTGAACCGCGCGAAGATCAGCGCCTTCATTTAAAAGATGGGTGGCGAATGTATGGCGCAAACTGTGCGGAGACATTTTCATAGAGTGTGACGCTTCTTGTACGCGTTTATTTAACACGTAGCGCAACCCGCGATCCGTTAATGTTCCGCCTTTATAATTCAAAAAAAGAGCGGAAGGACGATCTCCATCGTGATTGGCTAACGTGTCCCTCCCGTCTTCGCAATACTTCATTAAAGCATCGAGGGCATAAGCTCCAATGGGAATGTAGCGCTCTTTTCCGCCTTTCCCGGTCACATGGATAGTTTCTGTGCCCAAATCCAAATCATCGAGCACTAAACCGCAACATTCCGATGCACGGATGCCTGTTGCGTAAAGCAATTCTATGATCGCAAGATCCCGCTGTTTTAGCGGATCTTCCCCTTCGCAGACGCTCAAAAGCGTTTCCAGTTCGTTCCAATAGAGAAAACGGGGCAAACGCTTGGTTTGAGTCGGAAACCGAGTGAACGACACAGGGTTGTTCCGTATTAGTGATTCCCTTTTTAAGAAGCGATAAAACGACCGAATGACAGAAAGTTCACGGGCGATACTCGTTCTTGCCAAGCCTTTGTCATACAGATGAGTTAAATACATGCGAATGTGGCGATAATCAACGGCATATACATCTACTTGCAATTCCTCATGCGTATAATGTTGCCAAACGCTCAACTGCCGTCTGTAAGCAGCCATCGTATGAGGAGTCACATTTTTTTCAACCTGCAAATATTGAAAAAAAGCTAAATAAGGATCTTTCGTATCAGAATGCATCAGCATTCACCTCATAGCTTTCCGCTTTGTTAAGCATTTAAAGCTTAACATATTGCATCGTGTAAAAGCAAGATTTTATTCATAAAATTCTGATATGGGTTTGCAATACAACGTGCCCTATTAACTGTCACTGGAACACCCATCATCAGCATATGGAAAACCCCTGCTGATGACAAGGGGTTTTCCTTTCTATAAAGAGAATTGTCACTAAATCGTACACAATTATCCTAATTGGGCTCTTCGCGGTAATCGCAATTCGAACACTGTACCCGCACTGTTTTTTTGGCTTTTTTCTCGACGAGTAGGCTCTGGCACTTCGGGCACGGCCGCGCAATCGGCTTATCCCAAGACACGAACTCACACGCCGGATATCGATCGCATCCGTAAAATGTCCGTTGTTTTTTGCTTTTTCGTTCCACGACGTTCCCTTCTTTACACCGCGGACATTTTACACCGATCGGTTTTAGAATGGCCTTTGTGTTCCTGCAATCGGGAAAATTGGAGCAAGCCATAAACCTTCCATACCTTCCCATTTTGTAAACCATGGGATGCCCGCATTTTTCGCAATCTTCCCCTACCGGTTCGTCTTTGATCTCGACTTCTTCCATTTCCCGATCGGCAACTTTTAACCGTTTCTCAAATCCTTGGTAGAAGGTGTCGATGATCTCGATCCAGTTTTCTTTTCCTTCCTCAACGTCGTCAAGATCCGATTCCATCTGGGCAGTAAACTTCACGTTTAAGATTTCGGGGAAAAACTCGACGATAAGATCAAGGACAATCTCTCCAAGCTCCGTCGGTACGAAACGACGGTCCTGCAATGAGACATACCCGCGTCGCTGAATGGTGTCCAGCGTTGGCGCAAACGTGGAAGGCCGGCCGATTCCCAGTTCTTCCATCGTGCGCACGAGTCGTGCTTCCGTGTATCTGGGCGGCGGTTGCGTAAAATGTTGCGTCGGTTCCAGCGATTCTTTTTTGGCCGTGTGCCCTTCTTCGAGCGCGGGAAGAAGTTTGCTTTCTTCTTTTTTGCGATCGTCGCTTCCTTCCACATAAACTTTCATGAATCCTTGAAATTTTATTTTAGATCCCGTTGCCCGAAAGATCATTCCGCCATTTTCCAAATCTGCCGTCATTGTATCCATGATCGCAGGTGCCATGCGACTCGCTACCATACGTTCCCAAATTAGACGATAGAGTCTTAACTGATCCCGACTCAAATAGTCTTTGACTGATTTGGGCTCACGGGAGACAGTCGTTGGACGGATGGCTTCGTGGGCGTCTTGGGTGTTCTCTCCCTGTTTCTTTGGCTTGCGGTCGCCGCCTACATATTGCTTTCCATATTTATCTTGAACATAGGTCTGCGCTTCTTCTTTTGCCGTTTCGGAAATTCGTGTGGAATCGGTACGCATATACGTAATTAAACCTACAGTTCCTTCTTTTCCCAGCTCTATTCCTTCGTACAATTGCTGGGCAACCATCATCGTCTTTTTTGCACGGAAATTAAGCTTTCGGGCCGCTTCCTGCTGAAGCGAAGAGGTGATGAAAGGCTGTACCGGATTGCGACGCCGTTCTTTTTTCTGCACGGAAGCAATCGTAAAATCGTTCCCTGTTATTTTTCCAAGGACTTCGTCCACATCTTCTTTTTTCTTCAGAGCCTCTTTTTTGTTTCCTTTTCCGTAAAATTGGGCTTCAAATGTTTCTTTTCCATACGTAAATGTTCCTTTTATATTCCAGTACTCTTCAGGTTCAAACTGTTGAATTTCTCTCTCCCGATCATTGATCATCTTTACGGCGATCGATTGTACACGTCCTGCGCTTAAGCCTTTTTTCACTTTTTTCCAAAGCAACGGACTGATGTTGTAACCAACGAGCCGATCTAAAATTCGGCGTGCCTGTTGGGCATCAACGAGATCGGTATTAATGGTGCGTGGGTTTTTGAATGCTTCCTGAATCGCGGGCTTTGTGATTTCATTAAACACAACCCGGCAAGGCGTATCTTCATCAATCCCCAAGCTGAATGCCAAATGCCAGGCAATCGCTTCCCCTTCACGGTCGGGGTCCGCAGCAAGGTAAACTTTTTTTGCTTTTTTCGCTGCTTGTTTCAATTCCTGTAAAACCGGGCCTTTCCCGCGAATCGTAATGTATTTCGGGTTATATTTCTGCTCCACATCCACACCCATTTGTGATTTCGGTAAATCACGCACGTGTCCCATCGATGCTTTCACCGTATATTTTTTCCCTAAATACTTTCCTATCGTTTTTGCTTTAGCGGGAGATTCAACGATTACAAGGTAATCTGCCATCTCTAGAGTTTCCTCCCCCCAGATAAGGTTGCTCAAAAGCCTGTGCCGTGTATCACTCTGCCCGCTTCATTTGTTGTTGCTGTCTGTAGCGAAGGCTTCATGGCTATATTGCAGGGCGTTTTGAACATGTTCGAATTTTAATGTAAAACCTTCCTCATTATTAAACAACAATTTCATGTTTGTCAAACAAAGTTTTTTGGAAAGGGGAAGAATTTTTCGAATTCAGAGGGGGGATTAAAGATCCGAGGAACGCAGGACAATCGCTGCCCCTTGTTCAATCAAACGGTTAGTGCCTATGGATGTTTTGCTGTAAATCGGTCCGGGAAGCGCACAAACATCGCGCCCTTGCTCCAACGCTTGATCAACGGTAATCAGTGTACCTGAGCGTTCGCCGGCTTCCACGACGAATAAGCGGTCACTGAGAGCGCTGATAATGCGATTACGTTCCGGGAAATGCCACTTCTGCGGGCGACGGTCCGGGGGATATTCGGAGAGGATTAAATGGTCATTCGCCAATGTTTCTGCAAGCGACTTGTTCTCGCGGGGATAAATGTGAAAAAAGCCTCCGGCAATCACAGCGATCGTCATACCGTTTGCGAGAATTGCACGCTTATGGGCGACGGTGTCAATGCCTCTGGCCAAGCCGCTTACGATGACACGGCCAGATTGAATGACCGGGGGGAGCAATTCCTCTGTGGCTCGCACACCATAATTGCTCGGTTGGCGCGTGCCAATAACAGCCAACGTTTCTTTGTTGCATAGAGAGATATCTCCTTTACAATAGATCACCCAAGGCGGGTCGGGCATTTGTTCCAGACGCAACGGATAGGAAGGATCGTCTCTCGTGATCGGCATGATTCCGGCCGCTTTCAATTCTTTTTCCAGTTCAACAACGGAGGTGCTTTTCCAATAGGAATGCCAGTTGCGAGCCGACGTCGAGCGACAGCCGGTAAGGCTAATTAATGTGTCGGTGGAATGCTCGGCATATCGTTCTAATGAGGGGTCGTCTGCATGCAAGCGGCGCAGTGCGCGCCAGCTCATGCCGGGGGCGAGATGGGCGTGGAGCAATCGTTGTCGGTACGAGGACATAGCGTCTCCTTTCCAATAAGGATATAGATCATGTGTTCGTGTACAATTATAGCACATATGAAAAAGAAGTCAAGCAAAAAAAAGACACCTGTCACACTTTTCATGACAGGTGCCTTCCGGAGAATTAATTGCGCGGTTCATGCGTTAAACATGCATCATACAAGTTGTTTTCTTTCAACGTTTCAATCATCGTTTCTCCGATGATCGCCGGGGTTTCAGCAATGGAAATGCCGTTATCGGCCATTGTCTTTTTCTTTTCATCCGCAGTGCCTTTGCCGCCGGAAATAATCGCGCCCGCGTGACCCATACGTTTTCCCGGAGGCGCAGTGGCGCCGCCGATAAAGCCGACGACCGGTTTGTTCATGTTCGCTTGCACCCATTCGGCTGCTTCTTCTTCTGCCGTACCGCCGATTTCTCCGATCATCACGACCGCTTTTGTATCGTCATCCTCATTGAATAGTTTCAACGTATCGATGAAATCGGTCCCGTTCACCGGATCGCCGCCAATGCCGACAGCCGTGGACTGTCCGACGCCGGCCGCGGATAATTGATCCACCGCTTCATACGTGAGCGTCCCGGAGCGGGAAACGACACCAACGTGCCCTTTTTGATGAATATAGCCGGGCATAATACCAATTTTACATTCATCCGGCGTGATGACACCCGGGCAATTCGGTCCTATTAAACGGGTCTTTTTCCCTTCCATGTAACGCTTTACTTTCAACATGTCGATCACGGGAATTCCTTCCGTGATACAAATGACGGCATCAAGCTCGGCATCCACCGCTTCAAAGATGGCATCTGCCGCAAGTCCCGGTGGAACGTAAATAACGGAAGCAGTGGCTCCTGTGGCATCTACAGCTTCTGAAACGGTGTTGAATACCGGGACACCTTCAATTTCGGTGCCGCCTTTTTTCGGCGTAACGCCACCGACAATTTGAGTCCCGTATTCGATCGCTTGTTTTGTATGAAAGAGGCCGGTGGAACCGGTAATCCCTTGAACTATCACTTTCGTATCTTTATTAATTAAGATACTCATAGTAGCGTGCCCGCCTTTCTATTTTACTAAGTCTACGATTTTCTCGGCACCATCTGCCATAGAATCTGCAGCGGTAATGTTTAAGCCTGATTCTTCGAGTATTTTCTTGCCTTCACCAACGTTTGTGCCTTCCAAACGGACAACGAGCGGCATCGTTAGGCCGATTTCTTTTGTTGCCGTCACAACACCTTCCGCGATGACATCACACTTCATGATTCCGCCGAAAATATTGACGTAGATGCCTTTGACTTGTTCATCTTCGAGGATGATTTTAAAAGCAGCGGTCACTTTCTCTGCCGTTGCGCCGCCTCCCACGTCAAGGAAGTTCGCCGGTTCGCCGCCATTATGCTTAATAATATCCATCGTCGACATGGCAAGACCTGCGCCGTTGACCATACAACCGATATTTCCGTCCAAAGCAATGTAACTAAGGTCGTACTTGGATGCTTCGATTTCTTTCGGATCCTCTTCATCGAGGTCACGAAGTTCCTGGATATCGTTTTGGCGATAAAGGGCGTTGTCGTCGAAGTTTAGTTTCGCATCAAGCGCCAAAACGTCGCCGTCTTTTGTCGTAACGAGCGGATTGATCTCCGCAACGGAGCAATCTTTTTCCATAAACACGTCATAAAGCCCGCTCATAAACTTAACCGCTTTTCCGAGGGAATCATTTGGAATGTTCATGTTAAATGCGAGTCGACGCGCTTGGAAACCTTGCAAGCCAATCGCCGGATCGATAAACTCTTTGAAGATTTTTTCAGGTGTTTCGGCCGCCACCTCTTCGATTTCGGTGCCGCCTTCTTCAGAGCCCATCAAGACGACGCGGGAAGTGCTACGGTCCAATACCAAGCCGATGTAATACTCTTGGTCAATGTCGCAGCCCTCTTCAACGAGCAATCGTTTTACTTCTTTACCTTCAGGGCCTGTCTGATGAGTGACGAGTGTTTTGCCGAGAATTTCTTCGGCATATGTACGCACTTCATCCTCATTCTTCGCTATTTTTACACCGCCGGCATTGCCACGGCCGCCGGCATGAATTTGCGCCTTCACGACGCGCACGTCCGTTTTTAATGAACGGGCTTTTTCGACGGCTTCTTCCACAGAGAAAGCCTCATACCCCGTCGGCACAGCGACGCCGTACTGTCTGAGGAGATCTTTGCTCTGGTACTCATGAATATTCATGTTCTGTCCATCCTTCCTATGAGTACTTATCAATTCGATCATGCGATAAAGGAGCGATGAATATCACCTGTCCAATACCTTTACACACATTTTTTATGATACCAGTCTTTTGGAAAAGAATAAAGGGAAAGATTCGAGTATATTCTTGTTTTTCCTGATTGTTTCTCGTATGATTAAAATAATGAGCCGAAAGGAGATGAGTAATGAATCGTAAGGAACGACAAGAACCCCTTGAATTAAAATATTTCAGATTTTTGGAAGGACGAATGCATCTCTCCCCGGAAGAAAAACGACAATACACCAATGCTCAAAAAGGTTTTGAAGGTGAGATAACATTTGACCGTTGGATCGAGCAAAATCTATCGACCGATCACCTTTTAATAAAAGGCTTGTTGCTCGAACATAAAGGGGAATTATTTCAAATTGATACCCTTCTTATTTTTTCTTGGCAAATCTATCTCTTTAATGTAAAAAATCACGCCGGTGATTATTATATTAATGGAGAAAAATGGCACTTCATGTCAGGCGCTGAAATCAAGAGCCCCCTCCTTCAGTTGCAGCGGAGTGACTTTCTCCTTCGTCAATTGCTGCGAAAACTTGGCACAACCACTCCTATCGAGCCCTCCCTTGTTTTTATCCACCCTGAATTCATTTTGTATAATGCTCCTCCACAGTTTCCTATCATTTTTTCCAGCCAACTCAATCGATTTAAGAAAAAACTGAACAGCAAACCTTCGAAAATAGAGCGAAAACATGAAATACTTGTCGAACGATTGGTTTCATTGCACTTGGATCATTCACCGCATACTCGGTGGCCGGACTACGACTATCAAACGTTGAAAAAGGGTGTCATTTGTGTCACATGCGGGACATTCATGAGTGAAAAAGAGCGAAAATGGATATGTTCCTCGTGCGGAAACCAAGAGTCAAACGAAGCCGCGATTATGCGCAATGTCGAGGCATTTACATTTCTATTTCCAAACGCAAAAATTACAACCAACACGATTTACGAATGGTGTGGGGTTAAAGGTTCAGCAAGCAAAGTCAAACGGGTCCTATCGAAAAATTTTAGACGTTTTAGTCATGGGAAAGGTTCATACTATGGCTAGAAGGATTCGGTTAGAACACTTTTTCAGACGGTGCACCGCAATTCGCGTTCCAATGAGCCCGGTTGGAACACTTTTTACAACAGGTCTACCCGATTCACCTCCCAACGCACTCGGCTGGAGCACTTTTTGGGGCGTTACACCTCGATTCACCCTCCAACGGACCTGGTTGGAACACTTTTTCAGACGGTGCACCGCAATTCGCGTTCCAACGAGATCAGTTGGATACCCATTATCGAGTTCTCCCGCGGCTCAGACGCCCCACTCACCCATCCAACGCCTGAACCAAACTCACGATTAGCTCATGATACTTGCCCTTCACCTGCATTAATCCCGTGTACGTTTTATGCTCATTTTTTAGCGCAAGCGCCTAGCGGTATTTATAAAACCCTTCCCCGGATTTCCGGCCCAATTTTCCGGCTTTCACATACTTGATGAGGAGCGGACAAGGCCGGTATTTTTCGCCAAGTGTTTCATACAAATAATTCATGTTCCGAAGGCGGCTATCAAGACCGACGAGGTCTGCCAGTTCCAACGGGCCCATTGGGTGATTCAAGCCCAGTTTAAGCGCTTTGTCGATATCTTCGGCTGAAGCGACGCCTTCCATGTACATGTTCATCGCCTCGTTTCCGATCAGGCAGTTCATACGGCTCGTCACAAATCCCGGAAATTCATTGACTTCCACCGTTTCCTTGTTCATTTTTTCCCCGAGATCCTGCACAATCCGCACCGTTTCTTCCGAAGTATCCAACCCCTTGATCATCTCAATCAGCTTCATTTTATGAACCGGATTGAAAAAATGCATGGCAACCACTTTCTCCGGGCGATTCGTCGCCGCGCCGATCTCGGTCGGGCTGAGCGTGGATGTATTTGTCGCCAAAACGGTATGGTCCGGGCAATGCTCATCAAGCTGCCGGAAAATCTTCACCTTTAACGGGATTTCTTCCAACACTGCTTCAATGACGACATCTGCCTCGCGCACAGCTTCTCGCAGATCATTTTCATAATCTATTTGTTGCTTCGCCGCTTCCGCCTGACCGCCATCAATAAAGCCTTTATCCGTGCTTTTTTGCAATAATTCCTCAATCGATGCCCTTCCCTGCTCAAGATTGGATTCATCGACATCATGAAGTTTCACCCGGAAGCCACTCAAAGCAGCGGTATAAGCGATGCCCCTGCCCATCGTCCCGGCTCCCACGACACTAATTTGTTGCAACACACTCACCTCTTATTCCTTTCCAGCATTAAAGCCATGCCTTGGCCGCCGCCGACACATAAGGTCGCGACGCCGAACCGTTCATTTTTTCGTTTCATTTCGTAAAGGAGCGATGTCGTAATCCGCGCGCCTGTGGCGCCAAGCGGGTGCCCCAACGCGATGGCGCCGCCGTTTCGATTGACATCCTTCTCCGGAATGCCAAGTTCACGGATGACCGCCAATGACTGGGAGGCAAACGCTTCATTCAGTTCCCATGCCTCGATGTCTTCTTTTTGCTTCCCTGTTCTATCCAAAAGCTCTTCCACTGCCGGCACGGGACCGATGCCCATCACTTCCGGGTCGACGCCTACAGCCGTCCAGTCTACAATCGTCGCCATCGGCGTTACCCCGAGCGTCTCTGCCTTTTCTTTCGTCATCAAGACGAGGGCGGATGCGCCGTCATTGCGCCCGCAAGCGTTCCCTGCCGTCACCGAGCCATCCGCTTTAAATGCCGGTTTCAAAGACGCAAGCTTCTCCGGGGAAGTCTCCCGCGGGTGCTCATCGGCGGAAAACGGAAACGAACGCTTCCGTTCCTTCACTTCCACAGGTACAATTTCTTCTGCAAACGTCTCGTTTTCAAGCGCGCGCTGCGCCCTCTCTTGGCTTTCAAATGCAAAAGCGTCTTGGTCTTCACGACTAATTTCATAGCGCTCCGCCACATTTTCCGCGGTCGCCCCCATGCCAAGTTTGTCCCCATAAATGTCCATCGGCTGTTGTCCGGCTTCCAGATTGGAGTCCACAAGCTTCTGTATCCCTTCGCCATAACGGGTGTTACGCAGATACATGGGCGCCTGGCTCATGTTTTCCGTCCCGCCGGCAACGACGACATCCGCCTGCCCGAACAAAATTTGTTGGACACCGGACCCAATCGCCTGCATGCTGGAAGCGCATAGGCGATTGACGGTAAACGCCGGTTTGCTCTCCGGAATGCCCGCGCGCAAAGCGGCGACCCGGGCCACATTCGACGACGCTGTCGTTTGCCGGACTTCCCCAAGAATGACTTCATCTACATCTGCTTTTTCGATCCCTGCTCGAGACACCGCTTCTTGAATCACTATACTGCCAAGGTGGCCGCTATCGACATTCCTTAGCGAACCCCCCGCGCGTCCAACGGCGGTTCGCACAGCGCTTACGATCACAATCTCCTTATTTTCAACCTTCAAATGGTTTCACCCTTTCTATTTTCCTCGAAAATCAGCCTTTCTTTTCTCCAAAAAAGCACTCGTTCCTTCATATTTATCATCGGATTGGAAAGCGACTGCTTGCGCCAGTTTTTCCAATAATTGAGCGCTTTCAAGATTCGAATCCGCACCCCGGGTCACGACCATCTTCGCAAGCCGAACGGCGAGTGGCCCTTTCGCGGAGATATCAGCGGTGATCGCCCGCACGTTTTCCTCAAGCGCTTCCGGATCGGCCACATCATTCACAAGGCCAATTCGATGAGCCTCGTCGGCCTCGATCAATTTGCCGCGTAAAATCATTTCAACCGCTTTCCCTTTCCCGACGAGCCGGGTTAAACGCTGCGTGCCGCCGGCCCCCGGAATAATCCCTAAGTTCAATTCAGGCAGCCCGATTTTCGCTTTCGTGCTCGCCACCCGAATATCACAGGCCAATGCCAGCTCGCACCCGCCCCCGGCCGCAACTCCGTTGATCATGGCGATTGTTGGCTTTTCAAAGTCTGCCAGTTTGTCATACACCGCTTGCATGCCCGGCGAGAGTGCATCGAGCGCTTCCTTGTCCCGAAGCTGTTTGATATCCGCCCCAGCCGCGAATGCCTTCTCACCTGCTCCTGTGAAAATAACGCCGTCTACGTCAGCACGCCTGTCCACGTCATCGAGCACAGTTTCCATTTCTTCCAACACTTGTGCGTTCAATGCGTTGCGCACATCCGGCCGGTTGATCGTGATCGTCGCCCACCGGTTATCAACATTTAATTGAATCAATTCCAAATTCATTTTTGACGTTCCTTTCTTCATTTCACTTTCAAACATACGTATAAAACCCTTTGCCGGTTTTCCGTCCAAGCTCTCCGGCTTCATATTTTTTTCTTACCGCTTCTGCCGGTTTTTGGGATTCATCACCAGATTCTTCATAGCGCTGCATTCGCACATGATAATGCACGTCAATCCCGGTTAAATCGATGAGTTGAAAAGGCCCGATCGGATGATTAAGAGCCTTTGTACAGGCAAGATCGATTTCCTCATGGCTTGCGACGCCTCTTTCGTATAAATCCAAGGCTTCGTCCATCAAGCTTCCAAGCATGCGGTTTGCCACGAAACCGCTGATTTCCTTTTGTAGCAGAATCGGTGTTTTGTTTAAATTTCTTGCAAATTCCATTGCCGTTTCCGCTGTCTTATCTGATGTATGAGGTCCTTTCACAACTTCGATTAGTTCCATCACAAGTGCCGGATTGAAAAAGTGAAAATTGCACACCTGTTCAGGACGATCCGTTGCATCCGCAATCTTTGAACTTACAATCGTGGAACTGTTCGTCGCGAGGATCGCGTGCTTCGGCGCATATTGATCCATCTCTTGAAAGATATTCCTTTTCGTTTCAATATTCTCGGTGACTGCTTCGATGACAAAATCACAATCAGCAACAGCGCTTTCAATTTCTGGCATAAAAATGAGGCGCGCAAAACGATCCTCCAGGACTTGCTGAGATAATTTCCCTTTCTCTACTTTTCGTTTCAACCGTTTGCAAATCTCTTCCATACTGTTTCCGAAATTTTGCTCATTAATATCCTGGATGCGAACATCACAGCCGGCAAGGGCACATACAGCCGCAATTTGAGACCCCATCGCGCCTGCCCCGATAATCGCAACTTTGTTGACCGAACCCATTATTGATTTCTCTCCTTCTCCAGTTGATCTTTCGTTTCCCGGATAAGTTCCCGACGCAATATTTTCCCTACGCTCGTCTTGGGGATCGAGTCGCGAAATTCGATAATTTTTGGTACCTTATAACTCGCCATTCGTTTTTTGCACCAGGCTTTTAATTCTTCCTCAGTAAGCGTTTCTCTTTCTTTCAAAACGATAGAGGCTTTTAATGTTTCTCCGCGATAAGGGTCGGGAACACCATAAACTACGATCTCTCCAATGCTCGGATGCTCATACATGATGCCTTCAACCTCATTGGGATAAATATTGAAACCGCTGCCAATCACCATCTCTTTTTTCCGGCCGACAATATAAAAATACCCTTCGCTATCCA belongs to Salicibibacter cibi and includes:
- the hslU gene encoding ATP-dependent protease ATPase subunit HslU, whose product is MEYANHTPRQIVEQLNQYIVGQNEAKRAVAIALRNRYRRSKVPEGIREEITPKNILMIGPTGVGKTEIARRLAKLVGAPFVKVEATKFTEVGYVGRDVEAMVRDLVDHAVRIVKAEKMETVRPQAEKQANERLVKLLAPTKRKNQQQKNPFEMLFQASSTEDAEEDANDSEPEQEENNRERRKRIAHQLALGELEDHLVTVEVEEQSPSFSDMFQGTGMEQTGMNMQEMFGKMMPNKKKKRQLPVKEARGVLADDEAQKLVDMDEVSHQAVKKTEQLGMIFIDEIDKVAGSQQGSSADVSREGVQRDILPIVEGASVTTKHGTVQTNHILFAAAGAFHMSKPSDLIPELQGRFPTRVELENLSKEDFIRILCEPDNALLKQYAALLKTEGIDVEFSDEAVDKIAELAEHVNRETENIGARRLHTLLERLLEELSFEASDITLETITITAPYVEEKLADVAGNEDTSHFIL
- the hslV gene encoding ATP-dependent protease subunit HslV: MESTFHATTIFAIRHNGKGAMAGDGQVTMGQAAVMKHSAKKIRRIYNGKVLAGFAGSVADAFTLFEKFEGKLQEYGGQMQRAARELAKEWRSDKVLRKLEAMLIVMDDRQLLLIAGTGEVIEPDDGLLAIGSGGFYALAAGRALARHSGLEARDIAEEALRTAGEICVYTNDQLVIEEI
- the xerC gene encoding tyrosine recombinase XerC, which codes for MHSDTKDPYLAFFQYLQVEKNVTPHTMAAYRRQLSVWQHYTHEELQVDVYAVDYRHIRMYLTHLYDKGLARTSIARELSVIRSFYRFLKRESLIRNNPVSFTRFPTQTKRLPRFLYWNELETLLSVCEGEDPLKQRDLAIIELLYATGIRASECCGLVLDDLDLGTETIHVTGKGGKERYIPIGAYALDALMKYCEDGRDTLANHDGDRPSALFLNYKGGTLTDRGLRYVLNKRVQEASHSMKMSPHSLRHTFATHLLNEGADLRAVQELLGHEHLSTTQRYTHVTTDRLRTIYNGAHPRA
- the topA gene encoding type I DNA topoisomerase; amino-acid sequence: MADYLVIVESPAKAKTIGKYLGKKYTVKASMGHVRDLPKSQMGVDVEQKYNPKYITIRGKGPVLQELKQAAKKAKKVYLAADPDREGEAIAWHLAFSLGIDEDTPCRVVFNEITKPAIQEAFKNPRTINTDLVDAQQARRILDRLVGYNISPLLWKKVKKGLSAGRVQSIAVKMINDREREIQQFEPEEYWNIKGTFTYGKETFEAQFYGKGNKKEALKKKEDVDEVLGKITGNDFTIASVQKKERRRNPVQPFITSSLQQEAARKLNFRAKKTMMVAQQLYEGIELGKEGTVGLITYMRTDSTRISETAKEEAQTYVQDKYGKQYVGGDRKPKKQGENTQDAHEAIRPTTVSREPKSVKDYLSRDQLRLYRLIWERMVASRMAPAIMDTMTADLENGGMIFRATGSKIKFQGFMKVYVEGSDDRKKEESKLLPALEEGHTAKKESLEPTQHFTQPPPRYTEARLVRTMEELGIGRPSTFAPTLDTIQRRGYVSLQDRRFVPTELGEIVLDLIVEFFPEILNVKFTAQMESDLDDVEEGKENWIEIIDTFYQGFEKRLKVADREMEEVEIKDEPVGEDCEKCGHPMVYKMGRYGRFMACSNFPDCRNTKAILKPIGVKCPRCKEGNVVERKSKKQRTFYGCDRYPACEFVSWDKPIARPCPKCQSLLVEKKAKKTVRVQCSNCDYREEPN
- the dprA gene encoding DNA-processing protein DprA, producing MSSYRQRLLHAHLAPGMSWRALRRLHADDPSLERYAEHSTDTLISLTGCRSTSARNWHSYWKSTSVVELEKELKAAGIMPITRDDPSYPLRLEQMPDPPWVIYCKGDISLCNKETLAVIGTRQPSNYGVRATEELLPPVIQSGRVIVSGLARGIDTVAHKRAILANGMTIAVIAGGFFHIYPRENKSLAETLANDHLILSEYPPDRRPQKWHFPERNRIISALSDRLFVVEAGERSGTLITVDQALEQGRDVCALPGPIYSKTSIGTNRLIEQGAAIVLRSSDL
- the sucD gene encoding succinate--CoA ligase subunit alpha, translated to MSILINKDTKVIVQGITGSTGLFHTKQAIEYGTQIVGGVTPKKGGTEIEGVPVFNTVSEAVDATGATASVIYVPPGLAADAIFEAVDAELDAVICITEGIPVIDMLKVKRYMEGKKTRLIGPNCPGVITPDECKIGIMPGYIHQKGHVGVVSRSGTLTYEAVDQLSAAGVGQSTAVGIGGDPVNGTDFIDTLKLFNEDDDTKAVVMIGEIGGTAEEEAAEWVQANMNKPVVGFIGGATAPPGKRMGHAGAIISGGKGTADEKKKTMADNGISIAETPAIIGETMIETLKENNLYDACLTHEPRN